In Plasmodium gaboni strain SY75 chromosome 7, whole genome shotgun sequence, the following are encoded in one genomic region:
- a CDS encoding putative exported protein (Plasmodium exported protein, unknown function): MVHKKFNKISLVKSERNFKKTNNKNGLETKRNLKKYVTNNKIKLFLLFLELVLCTILHTTEVNYFDELSKNNSSNKNYKVNNRKEHGKFIRLLGEVENNNNEYELNGPSLIGVDPYNIQSFGEETENTKQNKSDNNFYYVLDNAYDKKLLEIKNDYERALEDMNTDNKAEYDGTVVNNILEEIYYDHTVSEVSHEQLNELNDNEDISLHEKQLRKERANMNDKDNSKNSNAQNKQGDVANKNFIKIFEKFFERMNKHRVNYLRNKYQIFQFLNELNREDRERLKALFFVAISLAILGIVFIIYLIVRIIILIIFLFE, from the exons ATGgttcataaaaaatttaataaaatatctCTTGTGAAAAGTGAACgaaattttaaaaagacaaataataaaaatggtctagaaacaaaaaggaatttaaaaaaatatgtaactaataataaaataaaattattccTTTTGTTTCTTGAACTAGTCTTATGTACCATTCTACACACAACAGAAGTGAACTATTTTGATGag ctttcaaaaaataattcttcaaataaaaattacaaaGTTAATAATAGAAAAGAACATGGAAAATTTATTAGACTATTAGGTGAAgtagaaaataataataatgaatatgaaTTAAATGGACCCTCTCTAATTGGAGTGGATCcttataatattcaaaGCTTTGGAGAAGAAACAGAAAATACGaaacaaaataaaagtgataataatttttattatgtattaGATAATGCATATgacaaaaaattattagaaataaaaaatgattatgAACGAGCATTGGAAGACATGAATACTGATAACAAAGCAGAATATGATGGAACTGTagtaaataatatattagaagaaatatattatgatcaTACAGTATCTGAAGTATCACATGAACaattaaatgaattaaatgataatgaagATATTTCATTGCATGAAAAACAACTTAGAAAAGAAAGAGCaaatatgaatgataaAGATAATTCTAAAAATTCTAATGCTCAAAACAAACAAGGTGATGTAGctaataaaaattttataaaaatttttgaaaaattttttgaaaGAATGAATAAACATAGAGTTAATTATTTACGTAATAAATATCAAATATTCCAATTTCTTAATGAATTAAATAGAGAGGATAGAGAAAGACTTAAAGCTTTATTCTTTGTTGCAATATCACTTGCAATTTTAGGaattgtttttataatatatttaatagttagaatcataattttaataatttttctatttgaataa